A genomic region of Fundulus heteroclitus isolate FHET01 chromosome 24, MU-UCD_Fhet_4.1, whole genome shotgun sequence contains the following coding sequences:
- the LOC118557957 gene encoding uncharacterized protein LOC118557957, translating into MIPGLLRSLGHVINLSCTELDSEDAAALLFILRHGDGIKLKLLWSSIPAEGTQSILRMLRTVSDLSVDRKQLLSFIRCCATSDGQQEASDLLRTLQHSLDLSLSSCMEVPEEDQPEPLRVMAADCRAVSSILRRSSRDTQLHLRDCEVEDSGLDLLFPVLDRVRLRVSKTVLVQLLSLLPVDCERDTVRRAVSLCRALGGELDLSHVPLDQRICGSLVLMLDHSEGLTELDLSHCQLTDQLLLQVIAHLHKVQVLDLSHNQITDASTAPLLQLVSINPSIGPVRLFSNNIFNKTPYKVNRKFEVW; encoded by the exons ATGATCCCCGGTCTGCTGAGGTCACTGGGTCATGTGATCAACCTGAGCTGCACGGAGCTGGACTCAGAggatgctgctgctctgctcttcatcctcagaCACGGTGATGGAATTAAGCTGAAGCTGCTGTGGAGCTCCATCCCTGCAGAGGGAACACAGTCCATCCTCAGGATGCTGCGCACAGTttctgatctcag CGTGGACAGGAAGCAGCTGCTGAGCTTCATCCGCTGCTGCGCTACCTCTGACGGCCAGCAGGAGGCGTCGGACCTGCTGAGGACTCTGCAGCACAGCTTGGACCTGTCCCTCTCCTCCTGCATGGAGGTACCAGAGGAGGATCAGCCTGAGCCTCTGAGGGTGATGGCTGCCGACTGCAGGGCCGTCTCCAGCATCCTGAGACGCAGCAGCAGGGACACACAGCTCCACCTGAGAGACTGCGAGGTGGAGGACAGCGGGCTGGACTTGCTGTTTCCTGTCCTGGACAGGGTCCGTCTCAG AGTCAGTAAGACGGTCCTGGTCCAGCTGCTGTCCCTGCTTCCTGTGGACTGTGAGAGGGACACAGTGAGACGGGCCGTGTCCCTGTGCAGAGCCCTGGGaggagaactggacctgagtcaCGTCCCACTGGATCAGAGGATCTGTGGATCTCTGGTCCTGATGCTGGACCACTCTGAAGGTCTAACAGAGCTGGACCTCAGTCACTGCCAGCTGACAgaccagctgctgctccaagtCATCGCACATCTGCACAAAGTCCAGGTCCTGGA TCTGAGTCACAATCAGATCACCGATGCTTCCACTGCTCCGTTACTCCAGCTGGTCTCCATCAACCCCTCCATTGGTCCTGTGAG ACTCTTCAGCAACAACATCTTCAACAAAACTCCTTACAAGGTCAACAGGAAGTTTGAAGTCTGGTGA